GAAGGCCGCGAAGGTCCCTCCGCCGATTCCTCCCACAGTGGCCTCCTTGCCGCGGAGCTTCCTGAGTGCATCCTTCAGGAGAACAACTATCTCGCTGTTCGGGTCGGTCGGGGCGGGGGCGTCGAGGCGCTGGAGAACCTCGATCTCTATCTCCGGAAGGGTTTTGCCCTCGATCTCCTTCCTATACCTCTCCTTGACCTCCTCGGCAAGGACCTTCGCGTCGTTCAGTATATCATCGAGGCTGTATCTCGGCAGAACCCTGCAGTCGAAGACCACTTCGTGCTCGCCCGGGGCTATGTTGGGGCTGTCAGCCGGGCCGCGAACCATCGTCGGCTCGAAGGTGCTCTTCGGCGGGTCAAAGAGCTCGTCCTCCTCTGAGTACTTCTCGTGGAGGAGTTTATCAAGGTGGTAGGCGTAGTCGAGCGCCACGCGGTGGGCGTTGAGGCCCTTGTCCGGCATGCTGGCGTGAACCTGCTTACCCCTGACCTTGACCCTGAACCAGAGGATGCTCTTCTCAGCGACCTCAATGAATGTTCCATCCTCGTTTCCGCCGTCTGGAACCAGAACGAGGTCGTTCTCCCTGAAGAGCTCAGGGTGCTCCTTCATGAGCCACCCGATTCCATACTTGCTTCCAGTTTCCTCGTCGCTGACGAAGGCAAGGATTATTGTTCTCTTCGGCCTTATCCCGAGGTGCATCATGGCTTTAACGGCGTAGAGGCTCGCAACGAGGCTCTGGCCGTTGTCCTCGCTTCCTCTACCATAGACCTTTCCGTCCTTTACGAGGGGCTTGAACGGCTCGGTTACCGTCCACTTGCTCAGGTCGCCGGGCGGGACGACGTCGATGTGGGTGAGTATCCAGAGCCTCTCGCTTTCCTCGCCCTTTTCACCGTAGTAGTAAGCCAGAATGTTGGGCCTGGCGCCGTTCTTGGCCCTCTCGTCGGGCGCGTTGTAGACCTCCACCTTGTCGAAGGGCCAGTCCTTTATCATCTCGAGCAGCTTCTGGGCCTTGTCGTATTCGCCCTCGTAGCCATAGTCTGGGCTTATCGCCGGGATTTTTATGAGTTCAACGAGGGTTTCCACCATCTCGTCCCGGAGGTTTTCGATCTCCTGGGAGACCTTATCAAGGGTTTCGCTCATTTCAATCACCACCTCAGACTATATCGTCAGCCCTTTTAAACTCAACCAGATACCTTTTCCTCAGTTCTAAAAGAAACGTCACCAGGCGCTCGTAGAGGGGCTCAACTTCCTCCCCGAAGCGCGCCTTCAGGGCCTTTCCTATCTCTCCGATGGTTCTTCTGCCATCGCAGAGCTCCCAGATGTATGCCCCCACTTCGTCGAGTTCTATCCTCCTGTAGTCCCCGTGGAGTTTTCTGGCCAAGAAGTCGAGCTTTGACTCCATGGGGACGAGAAGGTAGTACTTTCCCTCGATCTTCCTGAGCTGGACTTTCTCGTTGCACACCGGGATAAGGTTCAGGTACTCTTCCATGGTCTTTCCTCCGGCACCTGAAATTTAAAGGTTGGGAAGAAAAGGGAAAAAGGACTCACTTCTTCCTGCCGGTAATGTAGAGCCAGGTTGCTATTCCAGCCAGGAGGATGACTCCCAGGAGGTTGCTGCTGAAGCCGATGCTAGGTGCAACTCCTGCAACGATAAGAGCAGCGAAGGTGATTCCCATGAGGGCCTCACCTGCTATGAGCCCCGCCGCACCAAGGACACCCGGGTCAGTCGGGTTCTCTGCGCTGTCTCCCCTGGCCTTGGTGACGAAGTGCCTGATGAGGCCGCCGAGGAATATCGGCACGCCGAGGCTGAGCGGCAGGTAGATTCCAACCGCGACCGGCATGACCGGCGTCCTGAACTTGGAGCCCTTCATGGCGAGTATCTCGTCGAGGATTATGAGGACTATGGCTATGCCTGCTCCGATGTATATCATGTTCCACTCGAGGTTGCCGGTGAAGACACCCTCAGTGACCTTGGCCATGAGGAAGGCCTGAGGGGCCGCGAGGGCGTTCTCTTTGGCCGTTGGGGTTCCGGCTATACCGTAGGCCTGGATTAGGAGGTTGAGCACAGGGGCCATAACAAAGGCCGCCGCGAAGACACCAATGACCTCAAAGACCTGCTGCCTCTTGGGGGTCGCACCGACGAGGTAACCTGTGGCGAGATCCTGCATGGTGTCTCCCGCTATAGCGGCTGCTGTACACACGACCGCTGCCACGAGAATGGTGGCCACCATACCCTCGGTGCCGGAGAGGCCAAGGGCCTTGAGGATGAGGGCCGTGAAGAGGAGGCTCATGATGGTGATTCCCGAGACGGGGTTGTTCGACGAACCAACGACACCCGCGAGGTAGCCGGCTATCGCGCTTCCGAAGAAGCCGAGGATGAGCATTATGACTGCCATTATTGCCGCAATCCCTATTGAGTCAAGGATGTGGGCGTAGAGGAGGAACAGTGGAATCACGAAGGCTGCTATGAGCATCAGGACGTAGTTAAGCGGCAAGTCCTCCTCGGTTCTGGGAAGGGTTCCTCCGGCCTGTCTGTGCTTGGCCGCCTCAAGTCCAGCCCTGATGCCTCTCGATATTGGCCCCCTGAGCTTGATAAGGCTCCAGAGGCCGCCAACGACCATTGCGCCGACACCCATGTACCTG
The sequence above is drawn from the Thermococcus pacificus genome and encodes:
- a CDS encoding M20 family metallo-hydrolase; amino-acid sequence: MSETLDKVSQEIENLRDEMVETLVELIKIPAISPDYGYEGEYDKAQKLLEMIKDWPFDKVEVYNAPDERAKNGARPNILAYYYGEKGEESERLWILTHIDVVPPGDLSKWTVTEPFKPLVKDGKVYGRGSEDNGQSLVASLYAVKAMMHLGIRPKRTIILAFVSDEETGSKYGIGWLMKEHPELFRENDLVLVPDGGNEDGTFIEVAEKSILWFRVKVRGKQVHASMPDKGLNAHRVALDYAYHLDKLLHEKYSEEDELFDPPKSTFEPTMVRGPADSPNIAPGEHEVVFDCRVLPRYSLDDILNDAKVLAEEVKERYRKEIEGKTLPEIEIEVLQRLDAPAPTDPNSEIVVLLKDALRKLRGKEATVGGIGGGTFAAFFRKLRIPAVVWATLDEMAHQPNEYAKIENMVEDAKVMAALALL
- a CDS encoding PqqD family protein, encoding MEEYLNLIPVCNEKVQLRKIEGKYYLLVPMESKLDFLARKLHGDYRRIELDEVGAYIWELCDGRRTIGEIGKALKARFGEEVEPLYERLVTFLLELRKRYLVEFKRADDIV
- a CDS encoding OPT family oligopeptide transporter; this translates as MEFKPYIPPEKSLPEYTVKAFVLGVLLSIVMGAANAYLGMYAGMTVSASIPAAVISMALLFAFKDRNILENNMVQTAASAGESLAAGVIFTFPALIVLEYYTTFPYYIVTIIAALGGALGALFTIVLRRAFIAEEKLPYPEGTACAEVLIAGDKGGSHAKPILWGGIFGGVFKLFGSSGLWAGTVEAAKAVGSRVYYIGSDLSAALVAVGYIVGLNIAFLVFLGGAIAWFIAIPIYAGQMGHTDLSPLDLAWTIWSTKIRYMGVGAMVVGGLWSLIKLRGPISRGIRAGLEAAKHRQAGGTLPRTEEDLPLNYVLMLIAAFVIPLFLLYAHILDSIGIAAIMAVIMLILGFFGSAIAGYLAGVVGSSNNPVSGITIMSLLFTALILKALGLSGTEGMVATILVAAVVCTAAAIAGDTMQDLATGYLVGATPKRQQVFEVIGVFAAAFVMAPVLNLLIQAYGIAGTPTAKENALAAPQAFLMAKVTEGVFTGNLEWNMIYIGAGIAIVLIILDEILAMKGSKFRTPVMPVAVGIYLPLSLGVPIFLGGLIRHFVTKARGDSAENPTDPGVLGAAGLIAGEALMGITFAALIVAGVAPSIGFSSNLLGVILLAGIATWLYITGRKK